A window of Flavobacterium flavigenum contains these coding sequences:
- the nirB gene encoding nitrite reductase large subunit NirB, with protein MIKVIVVGNGMVGYKFCEKFIAKSGQENYQITVFGEEPRRAYDRVHLSEYFGGKTADDLSLSTSEWYADNNITLNTSELVTDINREEKTIHTHLEKTHKYDYLVLATGSSAFVPPIDGVEKEGVFVYRTIEDLDAIMSYAKKIKQKGATEAAVLGGGLLGLEAAKAVRDLGLNPHVVEFAPRLMPRQLDKGASDMLQSKIEELNIGIHLNKATQYIDGKERITGMMFADDELLKVDMLVISAGIKPRDELARVSGLEVGLRGGVVVNNQMQTSDPSIFAIGEVALYNQNIYGLVAPGYEMADVAAEQILNGSGSKTMRETIDMSTQLKLIGVEVASFGDPFIENDEVTAIIYENKLSGIYKRINVTKDSKTLLGGILVGDSSDYNSLFQIYNNAMALPKNPEDLILGSRDGSESSAVGAMDLPDTAVICSCENVTKGAICCSILDETCSSFSDVVKLTKATSGCGGCKPMVSDLVKAAQKSMGKEVKDVICEHFNYTRQELFDLVKINKYNNFYDVIDHHGKGDGCEVCKPVIASIFSSIYNDTANKHVTTQDTNDRFLANIQRNGTYSVVPRVAGGEITAEKLIVIGEVAKQFDLYTKITGAQRVDLFGAHLDDLPKIWKVLIDNGFESGHAYGKSLRAVKSCVGNAWCRYGMDDSAGFAIELENRYKGIRSPHKLKGGVSACIRECAEARGKDFGLIAVEGGWNLYIAGNGGANPKHAVLLAEQIDKETVIKYMDRFLMYYIRTAGPLIRTSTWLEKLDGGLDYLKEVIIEDSLGICETLEAEMQTLVNTFECEWKQVLEKPRLLKRFSHFVNSDEKDDNIAFVPLRDQKMPKAWS; from the coding sequence ATGATTAAAGTAATAGTAGTTGGAAACGGGATGGTAGGTTATAAATTCTGTGAAAAATTTATAGCAAAATCGGGACAGGAGAATTATCAGATTACCGTATTTGGGGAAGAGCCAAGACGTGCTTATGATCGTGTTCACTTAAGTGAATACTTTGGAGGTAAGACGGCTGATGATTTGTCGTTGTCAACAAGTGAATGGTACGCAGATAATAATATTACTTTAAATACTTCTGAATTAGTTACTGATATTAACAGAGAAGAAAAAACAATTCATACGCATTTAGAAAAAACGCATAAGTACGACTACTTAGTCCTTGCAACCGGATCGTCAGCTTTTGTTCCTCCAATTGACGGAGTAGAAAAAGAAGGTGTTTTTGTATACCGTACCATTGAGGATCTTGATGCAATTATGTCGTATGCTAAAAAAATAAAACAAAAAGGTGCTACTGAAGCTGCTGTTTTAGGGGGAGGTTTGTTAGGTCTGGAAGCTGCAAAAGCGGTTCGTGATTTAGGACTGAATCCTCATGTTGTGGAATTTGCTCCGCGTTTGATGCCAAGACAATTGGACAAAGGTGCCAGTGATATGCTGCAGTCAAAAATTGAAGAACTAAATATTGGAATTCATCTTAATAAAGCTACTCAGTATATTGATGGAAAAGAACGCATAACGGGAATGATGTTTGCCGATGATGAGTTGTTAAAAGTGGATATGTTGGTTATTTCTGCCGGAATCAAACCGCGTGATGAGCTGGCAAGAGTTTCGGGACTTGAAGTTGGTTTGCGTGGCGGAGTTGTGGTAAACAATCAAATGCAGACATCAGATCCTTCTATTTTTGCTATCGGAGAGGTGGCGCTTTATAATCAAAATATTTATGGTCTTGTTGCTCCTGGTTATGAAATGGCCGATGTTGCTGCAGAACAAATCTTAAATGGTTCTGGTTCTAAAACCATGAGAGAAACCATCGATATGTCGACACAATTGAAATTAATTGGTGTTGAAGTGGCGAGTTTTGGTGATCCTTTTATTGAAAATGATGAGGTAACCGCTATTATTTATGAAAATAAATTATCAGGAATTTATAAAAGAATCAATGTAACTAAAGATTCTAAAACCTTATTAGGCGGAATTTTAGTGGGTGATTCAAGTGATTATAATTCGCTTTTCCAGATTTATAACAATGCAATGGCGCTGCCTAAAAACCCTGAAGATTTGATTTTAGGATCAAGAGATGGTTCTGAAAGCTCAGCCGTAGGTGCAATGGATTTACCTGATACTGCTGTAATTTGTTCTTGTGAAAATGTAACTAAAGGCGCCATCTGCTGTTCTATTTTAGATGAAACCTGTTCCAGTTTTTCAGATGTTGTAAAACTGACCAAAGCGACTTCAGGTTGTGGAGGATGTAAGCCAATGGTTTCTGATTTGGTAAAAGCAGCTCAGAAATCTATGGGTAAAGAAGTAAAAGATGTGATCTGCGAACACTTCAACTATACACGTCAGGAGTTGTTTGATTTAGTTAAAATAAATAAATACAATAATTTTTATGATGTAATCGATCATCACGGAAAAGGTGATGGGTGTGAGGTTTGTAAGCCTGTAATTGCTTCGATTTTCTCAAGTATTTACAACGATACGGCAAATAAACACGTTACGACTCAGGATACAAACGACAGATTTTTGGCTAACATTCAAAGAAACGGAACTTATTCTGTGGTGCCAAGAGTTGCCGGAGGAGAAATTACGGCTGAGAAATTAATCGTAATTGGAGAGGTTGCTAAACAATTTGATTTGTATACCAAAATTACTGGAGCACAGCGTGTCGATTTATTTGGGGCACATTTAGATGATCTTCCTAAAATATGGAAAGTATTAATCGACAATGGTTTTGAAAGTGGCCACGCTTATGGAAAATCATTAAGAGCTGTAAAAAGCTGTGTCGGAAACGCATGGTGTCGTTACGGAATGGACGATAGTGCCGGTTTTGCCATCGAATTAGAAAACAGATACAAAGGAATTCGTTCTCCGCATAAATTAAAAGGAGGTGTATCTGCTTGTATTCGTGAATGTGCCGAGGCCCGTGGAAAAGATTTTGGTTTAATTGCTGTAGAAGGTGGCTGGAACCTGTATATTGCCGGAAACGGTGGAGCCAATCCAAAACATGCAGTTTTACTGGCTGAGCAAATTGACAAAGAAACAGTTATTAAATATATGGACCGCTTTTTAATGTACTATATCCGTACTGCCGGTCCGCTAATCAGAACATCAACCTGGCTGGAGAAACTGGACGGAGGTTTGGATTACTTAAAAGAAGTAATTATCGAAGACAGTTTAGGTATATGCGAAACTTTAGAAGCTGAAATGCAGACTTTGGTGAATACATTTGAATGTGAGTGGAAACAGGTTCTTGAAAAACCAAGATTGCTGAAACGCTTCAGTCACTTTGTAAACTCAGATGAAAAAGATGATAATATTGCTTTTGTTCCTTTAAGAGATCAAAAAATGCCAAAAGCATGGTCATAA
- a CDS encoding ATP-binding protein codes for MKKGSQEVAEKITFKNLRRLYFFALWTIAITIILSQLLIQYNLKQQLSDSKIINISGKQRMLSQRITKEILILNFVSDTSPKKEIAHVRNVLALWKTNQSALENGSDSLAFPKEKSEALSKLYAEIKPSFNTIVESVNLFLLNLEQKKNSYDNQKLVQEILKNEGIFLSKMNEIVTQYDKEAHEKVTEQRKTEYWIFGFTLLVLILEFFFIFKPTNKKIEKLIAKLLSSEKKALKLAYDTEIISEIKENSVKELKSLNYAMENTLLYCRIAPDGSIIHVGEKFAKLLNYTKFSSNKTFSQVLTTDEKEQRNIDRIIFEKQRSGWQGEIKIHSREDQTIWLDLSMVPVMIKKDELELLIVCFNITERKKAQREVERLNIENSTEKINQQKIISSKIVENQENEQNRIAKEIHDGIGQMLTGLKFSLESINLDDKEKSAQKIEYLKKLSLDIIKGVRTATFNLMPPELSDHGIVSSIAKLTQELSKLTGKEILFYNKTDFDQRLDSLIEINIYRLTQEAINNAIKYAESTHIIVQLSHSETLLSIIIDDNGKGFDKTAVEKKRNSESGMGLLFMNERIQYINGRVFINSIPGEGTRITFNIPISKL; via the coding sequence ATGAAAAAAGGCAGTCAGGAAGTAGCGGAAAAAATTACTTTCAAAAATCTACGACGTTTGTATTTTTTTGCACTCTGGACTATTGCTATAACCATTATTTTAAGTCAGCTTTTAATTCAGTACAACTTAAAACAGCAGCTCAGCGATTCTAAAATCATCAATATTTCAGGAAAGCAAAGAATGCTGAGCCAGCGGATTACCAAAGAAATTTTAATTTTAAATTTTGTTTCGGATACTTCTCCAAAGAAAGAAATTGCACATGTACGAAATGTTTTAGCACTTTGGAAAACCAATCAGAGTGCATTAGAAAATGGCAGTGACAGCCTTGCTTTTCCGAAAGAAAAAAGTGAAGCCCTTTCTAAGTTATATGCAGAAATAAAACCGAGCTTCAATACTATAGTAGAGTCGGTGAATCTGTTTCTTTTAAATCTGGAACAAAAAAAGAACAGCTACGATAATCAAAAACTGGTACAGGAAATTCTAAAAAACGAAGGAATCTTTCTTTCGAAAATGAATGAAATTGTAACCCAATACGATAAAGAAGCACATGAAAAAGTAACAGAACAGCGCAAAACGGAATATTGGATTTTCGGATTTACATTGCTGGTCCTGATTCTGGAATTCTTTTTTATCTTTAAGCCTACCAACAAAAAAATTGAAAAACTTATAGCTAAACTTTTATCTTCTGAAAAGAAGGCCTTAAAGCTTGCTTATGATACTGAAATCATCAGCGAGATAAAGGAAAACTCTGTAAAAGAGCTGAAATCGCTGAATTATGCGATGGAAAACACCCTTCTTTATTGCCGTATTGCACCCGACGGCTCTATCATTCACGTAGGTGAAAAATTTGCCAAACTTTTAAATTATACCAAATTTTCTTCGAATAAAACTTTTTCACAGGTTTTAACGACTGATGAAAAAGAACAGCGCAATATCGACCGTATTATTTTTGAAAAACAAAGAAGCGGCTGGCAGGGCGAAATCAAAATTCACAGCCGGGAAGATCAGACGATTTGGCTGGATTTATCCATGGTTCCGGTAATGATTAAAAAGGACGAACTAGAACTTTTAATTGTCTGTTTTAATATTACCGAACGTAAAAAAGCACAACGGGAAGTTGAACGGCTAAACATTGAAAACAGTACAGAAAAAATCAATCAGCAAAAGATTATTTCGAGTAAAATTGTAGAAAATCAGGAAAACGAACAAAACCGTATTGCCAAAGAAATTCATGACGGGATAGGGCAGATGCTGACCGGATTAAAATTTAGCCTGGAGAGTATTAACCTGGATGATAAAGAGAAATCTGCTCAGAAAATTGAATATCTGAAGAAACTTTCACTCGATATTATAAAAGGTGTCCGAACTGCAACTTTTAATTTGATGCCACCCGAATTAAGTGACCACGGAATCGTTTCTTCAATCGCAAAACTCACGCAGGAACTTTCCAAGTTGACAGGAAAAGAAATTCTTTTTTACAATAAAACCGACTTTGACCAGCGCTTAGATTCTTTGATTGAAATAAATATTTACCGCCTGACTCAGGAAGCGATCAATAATGCGATAAAATATGCAGAATCAACACACATTATTGTCCAGCTTTCCCACAGTGAAACTTTATTAAGCATTATCATTGACGATAACGGAAAAGGCTTTGACAAGACAGCGGTTGAAAAAAAGCGAAACAGTGAATCCGGAATGGGATTATTGTTTATGAACGAGAGAATTCAGTATATCAACGGGCGTGTATTTATAAATTCGATTCCGGGAGAAGGAACCAGGATTACGTTTAATATTCCGATTTCTAAATTATAA
- a CDS encoding DUF1508 domain-containing protein codes for MGAFVISRRFNDEYKFVFTSRKGKVIFTSLSYELKFECEEDIEKFKLNTEQAKFLKFKGSGGKYFFKLMLGDVHFATSRKYTTELLLQKGIKEIVLYASKAEILDFSSNESIFEDEVVMEVMEEE; via the coding sequence ATGGGTGCTTTTGTAATTAGCAGGCGGTTTAATGATGAATATAAATTTGTGTTTACTTCCAGAAAAGGAAAGGTGATATTTACAAGTTTGAGTTATGAGTTAAAGTTTGAATGTGAAGAGGATATTGAGAAGTTCAAACTAAATACTGAGCAGGCTAAGTTTTTAAAATTTAAGGGCTCTGGAGGTAAGTATTTCTTTAAATTGATGTTAGGGGATGTTCATTTTGCAACAAGCCGAAAATACACCACAGAATTGCTTTTGCAGAAAGGGATAAAAGAGATTGTTTTGTATGCTTCAAAAGCAGAGATTTTAGATTTTTCTTCGAATGAATCTATTTTTGAAGACGAGGTAGTAATGGAGGTTATGGAAGAGGAATAA
- a CDS encoding DegT/DnrJ/EryC1/StrS family aminotransferase, which produces MKKIQMVDLKGQYEKIKSTVDASIQEVLDTNTYINGPLVHQFQKNLEDYLGVKHVIPCANGTDALQIAMMGLDLKPGDEVITADFTFAATVEVIALLQLTPVLVDVDLHNMNIDIDAVKKAITPKTKAIVPVHLFGRAANMDAIMEIAAEHNLYVIEDNAQAIGADYISKSGAKSKVGAIGHVAATSFFPSKNLGCYGDGGAIFTNDDKLAHIIRGIVNHGMYERYHHDVVGVNSRLDSIQAGVLNAKLPLLDEYNAARRLAASKYNAAFAGNEKIVAPEFDANENNHVFHQYVLRILNADRNALMQHLLDKGIPCAIYYPIPLHSQKAYADSRYKEEQFPVTNQLVKEVIALPMHTELDDEQIKFITDSVLEFLAK; this is translated from the coding sequence ATGAAAAAAATTCAAATGGTTGACTTGAAAGGTCAATACGAAAAGATAAAATCTACTGTTGATGCTTCGATTCAGGAAGTTTTAGATACGAATACTTATATAAATGGCCCTTTGGTTCATCAGTTTCAGAAAAATCTTGAAGATTACTTAGGGGTAAAACATGTTATTCCCTGTGCCAATGGAACCGATGCTTTGCAAATTGCGATGATGGGACTCGATCTAAAACCAGGCGACGAAGTAATTACTGCCGATTTTACATTTGCAGCGACTGTTGAGGTTATTGCGTTACTGCAATTGACTCCGGTTTTGGTGGATGTTGATTTGCATAATATGAATATTGATATTGATGCTGTTAAAAAAGCCATCACACCAAAAACAAAAGCAATTGTTCCGGTTCATTTATTCGGACGTGCCGCTAATATGGATGCGATTATGGAAATTGCGGCAGAACATAATTTGTATGTGATTGAAGATAATGCACAGGCAATAGGGGCTGATTATATTTCGAAATCAGGCGCAAAAAGCAAAGTAGGAGCTATTGGTCATGTTGCAGCAACATCATTTTTTCCGTCTAAAAACTTAGGCTGCTACGGAGACGGAGGAGCAATTTTTACAAATGACGATAAATTAGCGCACATTATCCGTGGAATTGTAAATCACGGAATGTACGAACGCTACCATCATGATGTCGTGGGGGTTAATTCACGTTTGGATAGTATTCAGGCGGGGGTTTTAAATGCAAAACTGCCTCTTTTGGATGAATACAATGCGGCACGACGTTTAGCAGCAAGTAAATATAATGCAGCGTTTGCCGGAAATGAGAAGATTGTTGCACCTGAATTTGATGCAAACGAAAATAATCACGTTTTTCATCAATATGTGTTAAGAATTTTAAATGCAGACCGAAATGCACTGATGCAGCATTTGTTGGACAAAGGGATTCCATGCGCAATCTATTATCCGATTCCATTACATTCTCAGAAAGCTTATGCTGATTCACGTTATAAAGAAGAACAATTTCCAGTAACGAATCAATTGGTAAAAGAGGTAATCGCATTACCAATGCACACTGAACTTGATGATGAGCAAATTAAATTTATTACGGATTCTGTTTTAGAATTTCTGGCTAAATAA
- a CDS encoding 3-deoxy-D-manno-octulosonic acid transferase — MLFLYNLIIIITGFFLKIAALFSPKMKLFVDGRKNVFALLKEKINPEDKTIWFHSASLGEYEQGLPVIEKIKEKYPAHKIIVTFFSPSGYEVRKNNNVADITIYLPLDTKSNAKQFLKLVHPEFAFFIKYEFWLNYLNELKKLKTPTYLISGIFRDNQMFFKWYGGFYRKALETFTYFFVQNENSKVKIETIGFQNVIVSGDTRFDRVNAILERDNSLEFVEAFKNNQPTIIIGSSWAKDETILIEYINKAATSVKFIIAPHNIKAEQIENLKKAITKQTVLFSEKENKNLADYNVFIIDTVGLLTKIYSYGTIAYVGGGFGNPGIHNILEPATFGIPIVIGPNYSKFAEAIELVNLGGCMVVSDKEELKQIFDGLLSDQNFLSEKGKICRSYIQNNKGATSTIINTIS, encoded by the coding sequence ATGCTTTTTCTATACAATTTAATCATTATAATTACTGGCTTTTTCCTTAAAATAGCAGCACTTTTCAGCCCTAAAATGAAACTGTTTGTTGATGGCCGAAAAAATGTTTTTGCACTTTTAAAAGAAAAAATAAATCCTGAAGACAAAACAATCTGGTTTCATTCGGCTTCATTAGGTGAATACGAGCAAGGCCTTCCTGTTATTGAAAAAATCAAAGAGAAATATCCGGCACATAAAATCATTGTTACCTTTTTTTCACCTTCAGGTTATGAAGTCCGAAAAAACAATAATGTCGCTGATATAACCATATACCTTCCTCTGGACACAAAGAGTAACGCAAAACAGTTTTTAAAATTAGTTCATCCAGAATTCGCATTCTTTATAAAGTACGAATTCTGGCTTAATTACTTAAACGAACTAAAAAAATTAAAAACACCTACTTATCTGATTTCAGGAATCTTTAGAGACAATCAAATGTTCTTTAAATGGTATGGCGGGTTTTACAGAAAAGCGCTGGAAACTTTTACTTACTTTTTCGTTCAGAACGAAAATTCTAAAGTAAAAATTGAGACGATTGGGTTTCAAAACGTAATTGTTTCAGGTGACACCCGATTTGACAGGGTAAATGCTATTTTAGAAAGAGACAATTCACTTGAATTTGTTGAGGCATTCAAAAACAATCAGCCAACAATAATTATTGGAAGTTCCTGGGCAAAAGATGAGACAATATTAATTGAATATATCAACAAGGCAGCTACAAGTGTAAAATTCATCATAGCCCCTCACAATATAAAAGCAGAACAAATTGAAAATCTAAAAAAAGCCATTACAAAACAAACCGTTTTATTTTCTGAAAAGGAAAACAAAAATTTAGCTGATTACAATGTTTTCATAATTGACACAGTTGGTTTATTAACTAAAATTTACAGCTATGGAACTATCGCTTATGTGGGTGGCGGTTTTGGAAATCCTGGTATCCACAATATCTTAGAACCGGCAACATTTGGAATTCCAATTGTTATTGGACCCAATTATTCGAAATTTGCTGAAGCTATTGAATTGGTGAACCTTGGCGGATGTATGGTTGTTTCAGATAAAGAAGAATTAAAACAAATCTTTGACGGTTTACTTTCTGATCAAAATTTCCTAAGCGAAAAAGGTAAAATTTGCAGATCCTACATACAGAACAATAAAGGAGCAACAAGTACAATTATAAATACCATCTCCTAA
- the nirD gene encoding nitrite reductase small subunit NirD gives MEEILNQYETVHPSDAKIWFKAGNVSDFPTNRGGCIKYKNKQIAVFNFARRNEWYACQNACPHKMEMVLSRGMTGSADDIPKIACPMHKKTFSLVDGSNLNGDDLKIATYPVKIVEDEVFVGFLD, from the coding sequence ATGGAAGAAATTTTAAACCAATACGAAACTGTGCATCCAAGTGATGCCAAAATATGGTTCAAAGCCGGCAATGTGAGCGATTTTCCAACTAACCGTGGCGGTTGCATCAAATACAAAAACAAACAAATTGCCGTTTTTAATTTTGCACGCCGAAATGAATGGTATGCTTGTCAAAACGCTTGTCCGCATAAAATGGAAATGGTATTGTCAAGAGGGATGACTGGATCTGCTGATGATATTCCTAAAATTGCCTGTCCAATGCATAAAAAAACGTTTTCATTAGTTGATGGTTCCAACCTGAATGGCGATGATTTAAAAATTGCAACCTATCCGGTTAAAATTGTTGAAGACGAAGTATTCGTTGGCTTTTTAGATTAA
- a CDS encoding META domain-containing protein — protein sequence MKKYFNIFIAFCFLYSCKSALPKDSNSDTAYANSLEEDFTNYFKTNGNEPFWELKIGREKILFTSLIQGKENLSFSSVKPIKTMDANIKTYKASNGESSIIVSIQQIECQNSMSAIISPYKVSIEIKNSTETTFQKIEGCGKYITDYRLHDIWVLEELKGNKVFAADFQKELPRLEIYAEENRFIGFSGCNSISGSLFFEKDLLRFNNIVSTLMACPEKNNKEDKFIKALQSTTSYSIKNNRLSLSSPSGKLLVFKKVD from the coding sequence ATGAAAAAGTACTTCAATATATTTATCGCATTCTGTTTCTTATATAGCTGTAAATCCGCACTCCCTAAAGATTCAAATTCAGATACCGCTTATGCAAACTCATTAGAAGAAGATTTTACAAATTATTTTAAAACAAACGGTAACGAACCTTTTTGGGAATTAAAAATTGGCAGAGAAAAAATTTTATTCACGTCATTAATACAGGGAAAAGAAAACCTAAGTTTTTCATCGGTTAAGCCAATAAAAACTATGGATGCTAATATTAAAACATACAAAGCCAGCAATGGAGAATCAAGTATTATAGTTTCTATACAGCAAATTGAATGTCAGAATTCTATGTCTGCTATAATTTCTCCTTATAAAGTTTCTATTGAAATCAAGAATAGTACAGAAACCACGTTTCAAAAAATAGAAGGATGTGGAAAATACATTACGGATTATCGCCTACATGACATTTGGGTTTTAGAAGAGTTAAAAGGAAATAAAGTTTTTGCAGCAGATTTTCAAAAAGAATTACCCCGACTTGAGATTTATGCAGAAGAAAACAGATTTATTGGATTTAGCGGTTGTAACTCAATTAGCGGAAGTTTGTTTTTTGAAAAAGACTTACTCAGATTCAACAACATCGTTTCAACTTTAATGGCGTGTCCGGAAAAAAACAACAAAGAAGACAAGTTTATTAAAGCACTCCAAAGTACTACCAGTTATTCGATTAAAAACAACCGGCTTTCACTTTCCAGCCCTTCAGGAAAACTTTTGGTATTTAAGAAAGTAGATTAA
- a CDS encoding PG1828 family lipoprotein — translation MKKVFLSLAVVAVLTVVSCKKADAAADATATDSSAVAVDSAAAVVDSAAATVDSAAATVDSAAAKVEEAAKEVKK, via the coding sequence ATGAAAAAAGTATTTTTAAGTTTAGCTGTTGTTGCTGTTTTAACTGTTGTATCTTGTAAAAAAGCTGACGCTGCTGCTGATGCTACTGCTACTGATTCTTCAGCTGTAGCTGTTGATTCTGCTGCTGCTGTAGTTGATTCTGCTGCTGCAACTGTTGATTCTGCTGCTGCAACTGTTGATTCTGCTGCTGCAAAAGTTGAAGAAGCTGCTAAAGAAGTAAAAAAATAA
- a CDS encoding DUF4202 domain-containing protein produces the protein MNTPFQKASEWIDAENAQDPNIEVDHNTEYPKELLYSNRMYEKLMQFCPEASEEVQIASKAQHICRWKVARESYPMDRVGYLRWREDLKKFHAKTTAEILERAGYEQTFIDRVSFLIEKKLLKKDAETQLLEDVICLVFLDYYLEPFVEKHDDEKLKNIIKKTWDKMSERGHQEALKINYSEENLKLIKASLGL, from the coding sequence ATGAATACACCTTTTCAGAAAGCAAGTGAGTGGATTGATGCCGAAAATGCCCAGGACCCAAATATAGAAGTTGATCACAATACTGAATATCCAAAAGAGCTTTTATACTCAAACAGGATGTACGAAAAACTGATGCAGTTTTGTCCTGAAGCTTCAGAAGAGGTTCAGATTGCTTCAAAAGCGCAGCACATCTGCCGATGGAAAGTTGCCCGCGAATCCTATCCAATGGATCGTGTAGGGTATTTGAGATGGAGAGAAGACCTGAAAAAATTTCATGCCAAAACTACTGCTGAAATTCTCGAAAGAGCGGGATATGAGCAAACTTTTATTGATCGTGTTTCCTTTTTAATTGAAAAAAAATTACTTAAAAAAGATGCTGAAACCCAATTGCTGGAAGATGTAATTTGTCTGGTATTCTTAGATTATTACTTAGAGCCGTTTGTTGAAAAGCATGATGATGAAAAACTAAAAAATATCATCAAAAAAACCTGGGATAAAATGTCTGAAAGAGGACATCAGGAAGCCTTAAAAATCAACTACTCCGAAGAGAACTTAAAATTGATAAAAGCATCTTTGGGATTATAA